CTGCATGACTACGTACTACAGTGAACCactgaaaattcaaaatgaattcAACTTTAAACATATTTTAAAGGAATAAACAGTTTATGATGTCACCTACTAATATAATGTGATATTTAGCATTCAATTTGATATCTACCAAAAGCAATCAATGAATCAATAAAGTATGCTTGAATTTCCAAATTAATAACTACACCAATAGCATGGTATGTGTTACCAAAGTCAGCTGATGTAGCAAACAATGATTTATGACAATCAATATTTTCTCCAACTAGCTCTAAAGGAAAGCAAGATTTCCTTGCCTCTTTTTAACCCATTAATCTACAGAATTGATTGAACCAAATATTGTCACATACAGCACAGACAACATAAAAACCACATAAATGAAGAGTAAATTGAAATGGATTAATATATCTCATCAATCCTTCAGCTATCCAGATTGATGCTCCTCCATCACCTACAAGAGATAGCTGATAGCTACACCTAGGTGGTAGGTTCTGACAGATTGCAGAACAAAACATTTTAATAAAAACATTTCAGcaacaaacaagaaacataattaCAGATGAAAATACCACCAGATTTGATCCTTCATGACTGAAAAGAACAACATCAAGattaaacaaaaatcaaagattAGAGAAATGACCTGTGACCCTTTACGCCATCTTTCCCTTGGTATTTTAGGTGACATTTTCGGGTTGTAGCGGCCATCCTTCACATCAAGAAAGCTACAATATGAAAAAACTAATTCATTGCACCTTTTGGACATCTTTTcacattaaattattataattgagCAGCCAAAAAAGATATAGTGCTAAGCACCTCAAGAACCAAAGCCTTCTTCTCTACCTGTCCACAAAGCTCCTTTGAGAAACCATGACATAATTGTACACATACGAGAAGTTGTAGAGAGGAACACAGCTGCACGTGGAAAACAGAAACTTAGACTCTTACTATGGCAAGTAAATTACCACGTCCCAACCTGCCTTTTCACTTCAAAAAAGATACAAAGAAAACAGGGCAAAcaggaaaaagaagaaacatataAAGATAAAAGTCCCAATGGAAACTTATGTTATTACAAGACTTGTAAATGCCAACCTATCCGAGAGAAGAACAAATCTTTGATTTGCAGGGTCATCTAGTGCTGCCGCCAGTAACAACCTTTCAGCCTGAATCATACTTGATTCTCCCCATGAAacctaaaaaaatgaattaagcGAACACTTAAAAGATTTGGACTAGACAACACATTGGTATACCGGACAGCAGCTGACAGAATTTATATCTTTATCGGTTTTACAAAGAGCATTTGTGAAGAACACAAAAATGGAAGGACTTTTATAGGAAAGATAAAATCTGAGTTTCCAATGGCATTAAATACATAGATGTTCACTTTCTCTATaaaatcatttcccttttgtattAGCAAAACTCTATCTTTATACTAAATCATATCCGCAAAACGCATTaagataaaaagtaaaaacatataTCCaggccccaaaaaaaaaaaaacaaaagacaaagagtATGAATAGAGGATACTCATTTGATTCAGGTCAAATGCTTAGCTTCCTACCACCAGATTATTGCTTAAGCtaggaaataataaaaaatatatatgattttttgacTATATCTTGCGTAATTTGCTTTTGATTAAACCATGCCATGCATTAtgtaatatgatttttaaaaaaaataagaaaataatgttATAAGATGTAACTTACCACACATATTGGTTGACGAGTTAAAATAACCCATTTGAAATATTTTCTTAATAGGGGTTGACAAGTTAAAAAAACcgttggaaagaatttttcctttATCAAGAGTCAATTTGGTGTCCCTTCAATTACGGGGTGACAAATTTAGCAGGTCCACCACCGAGTCTAGCAGAAGGTATATTTTCAAGGGACATGGAGACAAAACTTCACAGGTCGTATAACAAATTCATAACTCAATTTATGAGTAGTCAAACAAAACAGACCTTAGAAGTTCCCCGGGAATTAacactttactttttattttctttccattttgtGCATCATAGGAAAGGGCATCCACATCAAGCATCAACATCCCGAAAAAAAAGCAACTTTTATTTTTGCAAACCTCCAATTGGAAAAGTCAAAAGAGGGAAAAGAGGAGAAAGATGGGTAACCTGAATGGGATTGGAGATTTGTGTACGGTAGAAGAAGCTCGACCTCGTAGTTGACTCGTCCAACACGAACCCTGGCGCCGAATGAACGTAAATCGAGAACTTGGCAGCGTTACCGTTCTGCACCAACCAAATCCATAAAAAAAAGCTGCTCAATCATAttattctcataattttcgacAAGGatcagttttaaaaaatatttacaaaggaaagaaaaagaagagggaaACGAACCTTGAAGAAGACATGCCAGAGGAAATCAAGGGGGATGTTTTGGCGAACGAGGAACAAGAAGGCGATCTTAGGGGGGCCGTGGAAGGTTCTAGAAACCGTTGATCGCGTTACCTTGAAGTGGTTGGAGCTATCAGCGTCGGAGAGGTAagaggagtgaagagaaaagagaGCGGCCAAAACGAGGACGCAGGAGAGTGAAACGCAGAGCAGGATGAGGAGCTTCCAGCCGAAGAATCTACTGCCGCTGGTGCTGGTGATGACGTGGCGCCTCTTGGGAGGCACGCCTCTCGCACTTGCAGTTGCCACCACCAACATCACCACCTAAAGCTGAGATCATATGACTGAATAACCATGAATTTGTAGGCACATCAATTGCGAGGGAAGTGCCATAACCAAAATAACAGAGCATTTGATTTGATTACCATGAAAATTGGAGAAAGAAAACAAGCATTCACTTTTGgagtgatgaatgatgatgataccATATCCCATAGGCCATAGGGGCTGCCGAATAGCGGTAGCTGCATGCTTTGAAACGGCGTCGTAGAAACGTCGTTTTTGTTCTTTACTTCTTTTTTGGCtccttttagtttttagttttcagTTTTGACTTTTGACTTTTGACCTTAGGAGGTGGATCCCATGGAATAGTGACACGTCGGCAACGTGGCCCGTGAAGCCTTTTAGCTGAGGTGCGGCACCGCCTCGCCAAAATACGCGTGGATCCACATCCTTGGTTCACTTAACCTAACTCCAAATCGAATGTTTTTATTACTTATGATGGATCCATTAATCaagttcaaataaaatttttctgaaaaaaaaaatagatctctaatttttttatttatagacttttttgctttttattatttaaaaatatttttaagtttttcacCTTTTTAAAAgttggatgaattaatttttttatacaaatgcCTCGATCAGACCCAATAAACAAAGTCTAACGGTGCACACGTAAcatataagtaaaaaataattttaaaaattagacaaATAAATTCTTCCCCTCAAAATTAGGTTATTTTGTGTGGTAGCCCTTTAAATACACTTTCATCCTTTCTTACTTACTAGATGATATATAAAACGTTATTGCTCTCTTTCCTTCCCTTTCCGCCAATATCTTCCATCCTTTGCACTGCGTTTGTTTCTGATAACAAGACaagataagacattaaaaataagacataaagaACAGAGACATAAAAATCTGTATTCTTATAtcctgtttggtgataaactataacaaattatgaaaatctaatttattctcatttttttttcattcaaaaaatttgagatgaaaaatataataaaaaatataattataaaaaattaacaagaataatgaaagaaaaaatgaaaaataagttgtatctcttgttagtgtctccgtgtccttcctgtcaagatggacacaaaatacactaactCAGTATCCCTAGACACATTGTCTCTATCAATGTCTCTTCTGTCAAACACAATTTTGTATCTCTATGTCTCTGTTTCAGTATCATGTCTCTATAAACAAACATAGCCTTAGTATGAATCACCAGTTAAGTGGTGATTGATTTTTGATACTGCTATGGCTACTAGTTATGTTCGATAGTTAAGTCCATTCAGATGCGAATGCTTGTCAAACATATTTATTCACATTTTTAGTTGTTAATTGGATTGAGCAGTTGAgctatttttagttttcttcCATCAACTTGATGTTCTTTATTTAAACAAGCTTCATAATCATATTCTAGTTTTGAATAGTTAATAATATGTGCGTAATTAGACATTTTTGCTGTCTgaaatttttttaccttttttgatatttttctgaTACAATTTGATTAAATTTCTCTATTCCCTTGGTTGTTATGTATGTAAGATTAAGAAACGATTTTAAGCAGACTTAATTAAATTCTGATTATGCTAAAAGCTCTCATTTAATTATGTGGAGTTATTTAAGCACAGTACTACAAGTATTGAATTTGTAGGCCATCATCTTGTTtgattgttatttttgtgtttaaatataaaaataattgaatcatTCTATCTTGTATTTAGGGAAAAATAAATGCGGATTATAGtatttagctttttttttaatgatgatgTTTAGAGAAGTTACTAATCAAACGAATGAGTGAGCCTATGATGAACTGTATGTTGACCTATCACTTCCAAATGAAAAATTAGGAGAATGTTGGTGTTTTAGCAACTGATAGAGTGACACATATAGATGATACCTATTGTAGTGTACTAAATAAATACATGTACTAAGATATTTTACTATGGAAGAACCTGACCTCTTGCTTGAAAAAAtgaattagaaaattttttttttacttgtttattttgttatttatagtAAAATCGAAGAGAGGAAGACATGTATTATGAACATCTTTTATAACTAATAGAATGTGTATCAGATGCATGAATTAGATTAATATTATAGGTGTATTGCATATGATCATTGTTTAGCAAGAtgcgtatataatatttatttctaatatatttctaatatatgtttgattttttattcCTCCAACATGATTTAATTTTAAGGAAAGATGTTATTGtggttaatattttttctttgttttttttttcttcctaaaaATAACTTTTCTAAGTTTTACCGACGACACTTATGTGATTCTATCTTATTTGGCTTTTTTTAGATTGGATGCTTAAAGTGACCACTAATGATCCCATTGAAATCTAAATAATTAGTTATGCTTGGTTATTTTATCTATTGTGATTGAGAATGTGAAACTTTGCTTCAAATTATATTGCTGAAGGTGTGCGGCAGAAAAATGATTCCACAAAACTAACTTATTCTGCATCGGAATGTTCTGATGATGAGAATTTGGTTGTTGGGAGAGAAGAAGGGCTAGAATCCCTAATATACTGAGAATCTTTTAACATTGTTGAAAATGTGCTCTATGTATTGTGGTGTGGCCACATCCTTTACAAAAATTGTATCATAGAATTGCAATGGGCCGTTGTGAAGTTCCCAACACTGCCAATTCGACTTTTGCTCTTTATTTCCTGTCCGTGGTGTAACCTTCTATCTTTTCGTCTAGTTTATCAAGAGAATATTAAATTCTCTCATAAgaactatttttttcttttaatggttGAGAGCATGAAGTGATAAAGAAAAATCGCACTCACATTGTGGTGGTGATAATCAATAACATTGGCCAATTAAAGACAATTTAACCATGAAAAACTATGTAAGTCATGGAAACGTTCGGAGGAGCCAATGCAAGTTCACCACCCAGGAAATGGATCATCTCCAGTGAAAAAAAAtacttgagagaataaagtgtgatcttttaccTTTAATTCTCTAAGTgggatcaaaattaaataagagagaGAGCAATAAAGGGTTAGATTATACACTGGACAGCATCCAGTTTTTTTCACTGAAGAAAATCCACTCCCCACCGCCCATGTATGTAAAGGGATGCCACACGAAACGACGCAGTTTTGAGGGGATGAACTTATTTATCCAATTTTTAAAACTACCATTCCACTTATATGCCACATGTGCACCCGTAACGCCAGGTTATTAGAAATGAGAGACACATCACACTTTTTTGTTGGGTCTAACAAAGGCATTTGCACGGATGGACGAATCCGTCCAACTTTTAAAGagggatttaaaagtattttcaaatggtTAAAGATGAAAATATCCACGatacaaaaaatcaaaaatctatttgtccttttctcaatttcttatTATAATAAGCAGATGGAAaaattttgatgttatttttaaaaaaatatctattattatatataatttataaaatttatatttgtaaTGTCTAAAATTTTGATGTTATCTATAATATTTACTATTATTAAAAAAGTACATT
The sequence above is drawn from the Arachis hypogaea cultivar Tifrunner chromosome 4, arahy.Tifrunner.gnm2.J5K5, whole genome shotgun sequence genome and encodes:
- the LOC112795941 gene encoding glycosyltransferase BC10 isoform X1 gives rise to the protein MLVVATASARGVPPKRRHVITSTSGSRFFGWKLLILLCVSLSCVLVLAALFSLHSSYLSDADSSNHFKVTRSTVSRTFHGPPKIAFLFLVRQNIPLDFLWHVFFKNGNAAKFSIYVHSAPGFVLDESTTRSSFFYRTQISNPIQVSWGESSMIQAERLLLAAALDDPANQRFVLLSDSCVPLYNFSYVYNYVMVSQRSFVDSFLDVKDGRYNPKMSPKIPRERWRKGSQWFTVVRSHAEVIVDDDVIFPVFNKHCKCLIIFPSQRRPPIDNRKGKLNLKLQKQHNCIPDEHYVQTLLAMHDLEGQLERRTLTYTLWNQSTTKMENKGWHPITFSYANASPQRIKEMKGINHVYYETEFRTEWCRANSTSVPCFLFARKFSKGAAMRLLSDEVVGHFQVSAMLDTPP
- the LOC112795941 gene encoding glycosyltransferase BC10 isoform X2 — protein: MLVVATASARGVPPKRRHVITSTSGSRFFGWKLLILLCVSLSCVLVLAALFSLHSSYLSDADSSNHFKVTRSTVSRTFHGPPKIAFLFLVRQNIPLDFLWHVFFKNGNAAKFSIYVHSAPGFVLDESTTRSSFFYRTQISNPIQVSWGESSMIQAERLLLAAALDDPANQRFVLLSDSCVPLYNFSYVYNYVMVSQRSFVDSFLDVKDGRYNPKMSPKIPRERWRKGSQWFTVVRSHAEVIVDDDVIFPVFNKHCKRRPPIDNRKGKLNLKLQKQHNCIPDEHYVQTLLAMHDLEGQLERRTLTYTLWNQSTTKMENKGWHPITFSYANASPQRIKEMKGINHVYYETEFRTEWCRANSTSVPCFLFARKFSKGAAMRLLSDEVVGHFQVSAMLDTPP